Proteins encoded together in one Kitasatospora albolonga window:
- a CDS encoding glutathionylspermidine synthase encodes MERRTIAPRPGWQETVESQGLVYPLTRHPDGSLRPYWDESAYYVFSLPEVEALEETVEELHTMSLAAAAHIVERDRFADLGITDPRLAALVAESWRRRDELPSLYGRFDLRYDGDGPAKMLEYNADTPTSLVEAASPQWFWMEERFPGADQWNSLHERLVDAWKRQARLLPPGPVHFAHSEGDEAGEDLMTVAYLRETAQQAGLDTEALSVEEIGWDRLSGRFVDDRLRFIRSCFKLYPWEWLTTDRFGPQVLETLDNGGGSGTTCWIEPAWKMLLSNKALLAVLWELYPGHPNLLPAYLDGPRELAGPAGAGYVSKPLLGREGAGVDLYGPGSPAVAREEPCCYQELAPLPDIDGNRVVLGAWVVEDEAAGLGIRESAGPVTDEYARFLPHVIL; translated from the coding sequence GTGGAGCGCCGCACGATCGCACCGCGCCCCGGCTGGCAGGAGACCGTCGAGTCCCAGGGGCTCGTCTATCCGCTCACCCGCCACCCGGACGGGTCGCTGCGCCCCTACTGGGACGAGAGCGCCTACTACGTCTTCTCGCTGCCTGAGGTCGAGGCGCTGGAGGAGACCGTCGAGGAGCTGCACACGATGAGCCTGGCCGCCGCCGCGCACATCGTGGAGCGCGACCGGTTCGCCGACCTCGGGATCACCGATCCGCGCCTGGCCGCCCTGGTCGCCGAGTCCTGGCGCCGCCGCGACGAACTGCCCTCCCTGTACGGGCGGTTCGACCTGCGCTACGACGGGGACGGCCCGGCGAAGATGCTGGAGTACAACGCCGACACCCCCACCTCACTGGTGGAGGCCGCCAGCCCGCAGTGGTTCTGGATGGAGGAACGGTTCCCCGGCGCCGACCAGTGGAACTCGCTCCACGAGCGGCTGGTCGACGCCTGGAAGCGGCAGGCGCGGCTGCTGCCGCCGGGCCCGGTCCACTTCGCCCACTCGGAGGGCGACGAGGCGGGCGAGGACCTGATGACGGTCGCGTACCTCCGCGAGACCGCCCAGCAGGCCGGACTCGACACCGAGGCGCTGTCCGTGGAGGAGATCGGCTGGGACCGGCTGTCCGGGCGGTTCGTCGACGACCGGCTCCGCTTCATCCGCAGCTGCTTCAAGCTCTACCCCTGGGAGTGGCTCACCACGGACCGCTTCGGGCCGCAGGTGCTGGAGACCCTCGACAACGGCGGCGGCTCCGGCACCACCTGCTGGATCGAGCCCGCCTGGAAGATGCTGCTCTCCAACAAGGCGCTGCTGGCGGTCCTCTGGGAGCTGTACCCGGGCCACCCCAATCTGCTGCCCGCCTACCTCGACGGCCCGCGCGAGCTGGCCGGGCCCGCCGGGGCGGGGTACGTCTCCAAACCGCTGCTGGGCCGCGAGGGCGCCGGGGTGGACCTGTACGGGCCCGGCTCCCCGGCCGTCGCGCGCGAGGAGCCGTGCTGCTACCAGGAGCTGGCCCCGCTCCCCGACATCGACGGCAACCGCGTGGTGCTCGGGGCCTGGGTGGTGGAGGACGAGGCGGCCGGGCTCGGCATCCGGGAATCGGCGGGGCCGGTCACGGACGAGTACGCCCGCTTCCTGCCCCACGTCATCCTCTGA
- a CDS encoding decaprenylphosphoryl-beta-D-ribose oxidase has protein sequence MSVDTVSLTGWGRTAPSTAVRFRPRTYEEAAAAVRGRGPRGAIARGLGRAPGDAAQNAGGSVLDMTGLDRVRALDESTGTVRCDAGVSLERLLRVLLPRGWFLPVVPGTGRITVGGAIGSDVHGRDHPAAGSLARYVSELDLLTADGEVRTVSPGTALFDATTGGLGLTGVILGATLRLKRVGSPLVSVSTERATDLDDLLARFTAGRGGDRHGAPMPYASAWVDLLARGRATGRGVLTRGEHAPPSVLPAHARRTMRAPRTVQPDGRPAGPVLPGGLLGRTSAALYNEARYRSAPRSRTGELRTTAAFFHALDALPEGNRLHGRAGLVRYRFTVGYGQEEALHRVVRRISARRCPAFRAGLQRFGAPSPGWLSFPVPGWTLTLDLPAALPGLGRFLDGLDEEVAAAGGRVCLAQDSRTRPETAAAMYPRLAEFRELRAELDPTGAFRSDLARRLAL, from the coding sequence ATGTCCGTCGACACGGTGTCCCTGACCGGCTGGGGCCGCACCGCCCCGAGCACCGCCGTACGGTTTCGCCCCCGTACGTACGAGGAAGCGGCCGCCGCGGTCCGGGGCCGCGGGCCCCGGGGCGCCATCGCCCGGGGGCTCGGCCGGGCGCCCGGGGACGCGGCGCAGAACGCGGGCGGCTCGGTGCTCGACATGACGGGCCTGGACCGCGTCCGCGCCCTGGACGAGTCCACCGGTACGGTCCGGTGCGACGCAGGGGTGAGCCTGGAGCGGCTGCTGCGCGTCCTGCTGCCGCGTGGCTGGTTCCTGCCGGTCGTACCGGGGACGGGCCGGATCACCGTGGGCGGGGCGATCGGCTCCGACGTGCACGGCCGCGACCACCCGGCCGCCGGTTCCCTCGCCCGGTACGTCAGCGAACTGGACCTCCTCACCGCCGACGGTGAGGTGCGTACGGTGTCCCCCGGCACCGCCCTCTTCGACGCGACCACCGGCGGCCTGGGGCTGACCGGGGTGATCCTCGGCGCCACCCTCCGCCTGAAGCGGGTGGGTTCCCCGCTGGTCTCCGTCTCCACCGAGCGGGCCACCGATCTGGACGACCTGCTGGCCCGCTTCACGGCAGGCCGGGGCGGTGACCGGCACGGCGCCCCGATGCCGTACGCCTCCGCCTGGGTCGATCTGCTGGCGCGGGGCCGGGCGACCGGGCGCGGGGTGCTCACCAGAGGGGAGCACGCGCCCCCTTCCGTGCTACCGGCGCACGCCCGGCGCACTATGCGCGCCCCGCGCACGGTTCAGCCGGACGGCCGTCCCGCCGGGCCTGTCCTCCCCGGCGGGCTGCTGGGCCGGACCTCCGCCGCCCTCTACAACGAGGCCCGCTACCGGAGTGCGCCCCGCTCCCGGACCGGCGAGCTCCGCACCACCGCCGCCTTCTTCCACGCCCTGGACGCCCTCCCGGAGGGGAACCGGCTGCACGGCCGCGCCGGGCTCGTGCGCTACCGGTTCACGGTCGGGTACGGGCAGGAGGAGGCCCTGCACCGCGTGGTACGGCGGATCTCGGCCCGGCGCTGCCCCGCGTTCCGGGCCGGGCTCCAGCGGTTCGGCGCCCCCTCACCGGGGTGGCTGTCGTTCCCCGTGCCCGGCTGGACGCTCACCCTCGACCTGCCCGCCGCCCTGCCCGGCCTCGGCCGCTTCCTGGACGGGCTCGACGAGGAGGTGGCGGCGGCCGGGGGCCGGGTCTGCCTGGCGCAGGACTCCCGGACGCGCCCGGAGACGGCGGCGGCGATGTACCCCCGGCTCGCGGAGTTCCGGGAGCTGCGGGCGGAGCTGGACCCGACGGGCGCGTTCCGCTCGGACCTGGCCCGCCGACTCGCCCTGTGA
- a CDS encoding ornithine--oxo-acid transaminase: MSTTETAIASAEAHSAHNYHPLPVVVASAEGAWMTDVEGRRYLDLLAGYSALNFGHGNRRLIDAAKAQLERVTLTSRAFHHDRFADFCTRLAELCSMEMVLPMNTGAEAVETAVKTARKWGYRVKGVPDGMAKIIVASDNFHGRTTTIVSFSTDPEARADFGPYTPGFEIVPYGDLTALREAMTENTVAVLIEPIQGEAGVLVPPTGYLPGVRELTRERNVLFIADEIQSGLGRTGKTFACEHEGVVPDMYVLGKALGGGVVPVSAVVSSAEILGVFRPGEHGSTFGGNPLACAVALEVVAMLRTGEFQERATELGEHLHRELGLLAGGGAVDAVRGRGLWAGVDIAPALGTGRQISERLMEERVLVKDTHGSTIRIAPPLVISKEDLDWGLDRLRTVLSTS; encoded by the coding sequence GTGTCGACCACGGAAACCGCCATCGCCTCCGCCGAGGCGCACAGCGCACACAACTACCACCCGTTGCCGGTCGTCGTGGCCTCGGCGGAGGGCGCCTGGATGACCGATGTCGAGGGGCGCCGCTACCTCGATCTGCTGGCCGGGTACTCGGCGCTCAATTTCGGCCACGGCAACCGCCGCCTGATCGACGCGGCCAAGGCCCAGCTGGAGCGGGTGACCCTGACCTCCCGGGCCTTCCACCACGACCGGTTCGCCGACTTCTGTACGCGGCTGGCCGAGCTCTGTTCCATGGAGATGGTCCTCCCGATGAACACCGGGGCGGAGGCCGTGGAGACGGCGGTGAAGACCGCCCGGAAGTGGGGGTACCGGGTCAAGGGCGTCCCGGACGGGATGGCGAAGATCATCGTGGCCTCGGACAACTTCCACGGCCGTACGACGACGATCGTCAGCTTCTCCACGGACCCGGAGGCGCGGGCCGACTTCGGCCCGTACACCCCGGGGTTCGAGATCGTGCCGTACGGAGACCTCACCGCGCTCCGGGAGGCGATGACCGAGAACACCGTGGCGGTGCTGATCGAGCCGATCCAGGGCGAGGCCGGGGTGCTGGTGCCGCCGACCGGTTATCTGCCCGGGGTGCGGGAGCTGACCCGCGAGCGGAACGTGCTGTTCATCGCGGACGAGATCCAGTCGGGTCTGGGGCGTACCGGGAAGACGTTCGCGTGCGAGCACGAGGGTGTGGTGCCGGACATGTACGTGCTGGGCAAGGCGCTCGGCGGCGGGGTGGTGCCGGTGTCGGCGGTGGTCTCCTCGGCGGAGATCCTCGGGGTGTTCCGGCCCGGCGAGCACGGCTCCACCTTCGGCGGGAACCCGCTGGCGTGCGCGGTGGCGCTGGAGGTGGTCGCGATGCTGCGGACCGGGGAGTTCCAGGAGCGCGCCACGGAGCTGGGCGAGCATCTGCACCGGGAACTGGGGCTGCTGGCGGGCGGCGGCGCGGTGGACGCGGTACGCGGCCGGGGGCTGTGGGCGGGCGTCGACATCGCGCCCGCCCTCGGCACCGGGCGGCAGATCTCGGAACGGCTGATGGAGGAACGAGTGCTGGTGAAGGACACCCACGGCTCGACGATCCGGATCGCGCCGCCGCTGGTGATCTCCAAGGAGGACCTGGACTGGGGCCTCGACCGGCTGCGTACGGTGCTCAGCACCTCTTAG
- a CDS encoding NUDIX hydrolase, whose translation MKRLVARLWRLIRGPLQWRVLWFAHAKFMVGVTGVVRNDAGQVLLLKHRMWPPERPWGLPTGYAIKSEEFPLTIAREVKEETGLDVKPGRLVNVTSGYKLRVEVAYEALHVGGTLKIDELEILEAQWFSLDTLPEGMQESHRQLVLGGNTP comes from the coding sequence ATGAAGCGACTCGTTGCGCGTCTGTGGCGTCTGATCCGTGGCCCCCTGCAATGGCGGGTCCTGTGGTTCGCGCACGCCAAGTTCATGGTCGGTGTGACGGGAGTCGTCCGGAACGACGCGGGGCAGGTCCTGCTGCTCAAGCACCGCATGTGGCCCCCGGAGCGCCCTTGGGGGCTCCCCACCGGCTACGCCATCAAGAGCGAGGAATTCCCGCTGACCATCGCCCGGGAGGTGAAGGAGGAGACCGGACTCGATGTGAAGCCCGGTCGGCTGGTGAACGTCACGAGCGGCTACAAACTCCGCGTGGAGGTCGCCTACGAAGCGCTGCACGTCGGGGGAACCCTGAAAATCGACGAGTTGGAAATCTTGGAGGCACAGTGGTTCAGCTTGGACACACTGCCGGAAGGAATGCAGGAATCCCACCGGCAACTGGTGCTCGGGGGCAACACCCCCTGA
- a CDS encoding tryptophan--tRNA ligase, protein MLSGIQPTAGSFHLGNYLGAVRQWVALQETHDAFYMVVDLHAITVPQDPAELRANTRLAVAQLLAAGLDPERCTLFVQSHVPEHAQLGWVMNCLTGFGEASRMTQFKDKSAKQGADRATVGLFTYPVLQVADILLYQADQVPVGGDQRQHIELTRDLAERFNGRYGQTFTIPAPYILKETAKILDLQDPAVKMSKSASTPKGLINLLDDPKATAKKVKSAVTDTDTVIRYDEEKKPGVSNLLTILSTLSGSSVEDLERAYEGKGYGALKTDLAEAMVEFVTPFRARTQEYLDDPETLDSILAKGAEKARAVAAETLAQTYDRMGFLPAKH, encoded by the coding sequence GTGCTCTCCGGTATCCAGCCCACCGCAGGCTCGTTCCACCTCGGCAACTACCTGGGCGCGGTGCGCCAGTGGGTGGCGCTGCAGGAGACCCACGACGCCTTCTACATGGTCGTGGACCTGCACGCGATCACGGTCCCGCAGGACCCCGCCGAGCTGCGGGCCAACACCCGGCTCGCCGTGGCGCAGCTCCTCGCGGCCGGCCTGGACCCGGAGCGGTGCACGCTCTTCGTCCAGAGCCATGTGCCCGAGCACGCCCAGCTCGGCTGGGTGATGAACTGCCTCACCGGCTTCGGCGAGGCGTCCCGGATGACGCAGTTCAAGGACAAGTCCGCCAAGCAGGGCGCCGACCGCGCCACCGTCGGCCTCTTCACCTACCCGGTCCTCCAGGTCGCCGACATCCTGCTCTACCAGGCCGACCAGGTCCCGGTCGGCGGCGACCAGCGCCAGCACATCGAGCTGACCCGCGACCTCGCCGAGCGCTTCAACGGCCGGTACGGGCAGACGTTCACCATCCCGGCGCCGTACATCCTCAAGGAGACGGCGAAGATCCTCGACCTCCAGGACCCGGCGGTCAAGATGAGCAAGTCGGCCTCCACGCCGAAGGGCCTCATCAACCTCCTCGACGACCCGAAGGCCACGGCCAAGAAGGTGAAGAGCGCGGTCACCGACACCGACACGGTGATCCGCTACGACGAGGAGAAGAAGCCGGGCGTCAGCAACCTGCTCACGATCCTCTCCACCCTCTCCGGCAGCTCCGTCGAGGACCTGGAGCGGGCGTACGAGGGCAAGGGCTACGGCGCGCTCAAGACCGACCTGGCCGAGGCCATGGTGGAATTCGTCACCCCCTTCCGGGCCCGCACCCAGGAATATCTGGACGACCCGGAGACGCTGGACTCCATCCTGGCCAAGGGAGCGGAGAAGGCCCGGGCCGTCGCCGCCGAGACCCTGGCGCAGACGTACGACCGGATGGGCTTCCTGCCCGCGAAGCACTGA
- a CDS encoding GntR family transcriptional regulator — protein MTDSWATFGADLHLEPVGTGLRSGLMEALREAVRSGRLAPGTRLPSSRALAADLGIARNTVADAYAELVAEGWLTARQGSGTRVAQRSAPRRADPVVVRSRPARPRTGHNLKPGSPDVSSFPRTAWLRAARKALTAAPDEAFGYGDARGRPELRTVLAEYLSRSRGVHADPERIVVCSGFVHGLTLLGKVLRQRRVRDLAVESYGLDLHRDLLTGTGLRTPRLVVDHLGARTGELAAMRGTGAVLLTPAHQFPTGVPLHPDRRAAAVDWARATGGLILEDDYDGEFRYDRQPVGALQGLDPEHVVHLGTASKSLAPGLRLGWMVLPRSLVAEVVAVKGAADWMTGTVEQLTLAEFIASGAYDRHVRSMRLRYRRRRDQLVAALAERAPGIEVSGIAAGLHAVLELPPGTERPVIQAAAFQGLALDGLARYRHPDAPAGRDALVIGYGSPSESAWTGALDALCRVLP, from the coding sequence ATGACGGATTCCTGGGCCACCTTCGGCGCCGACCTGCACCTGGAGCCGGTCGGTACGGGGCTGCGCAGCGGGCTGATGGAGGCCCTGCGGGAGGCCGTGCGCAGTGGGCGGCTGGCCCCCGGCACCCGGCTGCCGTCCTCCCGGGCGCTCGCCGCCGACCTGGGCATCGCCCGCAACACGGTCGCCGACGCCTACGCCGAACTCGTCGCCGAGGGGTGGCTCACCGCCCGGCAGGGCTCGGGGACCCGGGTCGCCCAGCGGTCGGCGCCGCGCCGGGCCGACCCGGTGGTGGTCCGCAGCAGGCCCGCCCGCCCCCGGACCGGCCACAACCTCAAACCGGGCTCCCCGGACGTGTCCTCCTTCCCCCGCACCGCCTGGCTCCGGGCGGCCCGCAAGGCGCTCACGGCCGCGCCCGACGAGGCGTTCGGCTACGGCGACGCGCGCGGGCGCCCCGAACTGCGCACGGTGCTGGCCGAGTACCTGAGCCGCTCGCGCGGGGTGCACGCCGACCCGGAGCGCATCGTGGTCTGTTCCGGCTTCGTCCACGGGCTGACGCTGCTGGGCAAGGTGCTGCGGCAGCGCCGGGTGCGGGACCTCGCCGTCGAGTCGTACGGCCTCGACCTGCACCGCGACCTCCTCACCGGCACCGGCCTGCGCACCCCCCGGCTGGTGGTGGACCACCTCGGCGCCCGCACCGGGGAGCTGGCCGCGATGCGCGGTACGGGGGCGGTCCTGCTCACCCCGGCCCACCAGTTCCCCACCGGGGTGCCGCTCCACCCGGACCGGCGGGCCGCCGCCGTCGACTGGGCGCGCGCCACCGGGGGCCTGATCCTGGAGGACGACTACGACGGGGAGTTCCGCTACGACCGGCAGCCCGTCGGCGCCCTCCAGGGCCTGGACCCCGAACACGTCGTCCACCTCGGCACCGCCTCCAAGTCCCTTGCCCCCGGCCTGCGCCTGGGCTGGATGGTGCTGCCCCGGAGCCTGGTCGCGGAGGTCGTGGCGGTGAAGGGCGCGGCCGACTGGATGACCGGCACCGTCGAGCAGCTGACGCTCGCGGAGTTCATCGCCTCGGGGGCGTACGACCGGCACGTACGCTCCATGCGGCTGCGCTACCGGCGCCGCCGCGACCAGCTCGTCGCGGCGCTCGCCGAACGCGCGCCGGGCATCGAGGTCAGCGGTATCGCGGCCGGGCTGCACGCGGTCCTCGAACTCCCCCCGGGCACCGAGCGTCCGGTGATCCAGGCGGCGGCCTTCCAGGGCCTGGCGCTGGACGGCCTCGCCCGCTACCGCCACCCCGACGCCCCGGCCGGGCGCGACGCGCTGGTGATCGGCTACGGCTCGCCGTCGGAGAGCGCGTGGACGGGTGCCCTGGACGCGCTGTGCCGGGTGTTGCCGTAA
- a CDS encoding phosphoesterase, with the protein MGTVTLGVSIAVPEPYGSLLQERRASFGDPAAYGIPTHVTLMPPTEAEAADLPAIEAHLDTIAMAGRPFPMRLSGTGTFRPLSPVVFVQVVEGASACSWLQKRVRDASGPLVRELQFPYHPHVTVAHGISEEAMDRAYAELADYEAAWTCGSFALYEQGADAVWRKLRDFPFETGGSAPAVPAQGGYSVDTPSLRS; encoded by the coding sequence GTGGGGACCGTAACGCTCGGCGTTTCGATCGCGGTCCCGGAGCCCTACGGCAGCCTGCTCCAGGAGCGGCGCGCGAGCTTCGGGGACCCTGCCGCGTACGGCATTCCCACCCACGTCACCCTCATGCCGCCGACCGAGGCGGAGGCGGCCGACCTGCCGGCGATCGAGGCGCACCTCGACACGATCGCCATGGCCGGGCGCCCCTTCCCGATGCGGCTCTCCGGCACCGGCACGTTCCGGCCGCTCTCCCCGGTCGTCTTCGTCCAGGTCGTGGAGGGCGCCTCGGCCTGCTCCTGGCTCCAGAAGCGGGTCCGGGACGCCTCCGGGCCGCTGGTGCGCGAGCTCCAGTTCCCGTACCACCCGCACGTCACCGTGGCGCACGGCATCTCCGAAGAGGCGATGGACCGGGCGTACGCGGAGCTCGCCGACTACGAGGCGGCCTGGACCTGCGGCTCCTTCGCCCTGTACGAACAGGGCGCGGACGCCGTCTGGCGCAAGCTCCGGGACTTCCCGTTCGAGACCGGCGGCTCCGCCCCCGCCGTCCCGGCCCAGGGCGGCTACTCGGTCGACACACCGTCGCTGCGGTCCTGA
- a CDS encoding D-alanyl-D-alanine carboxypeptidase → MPALKKIALTVTSAAVLSSLVLSPASAAEKDKEKDKQPVPNHIMSSVGGEQLSMNGTQVNLGPGAPVLPKDLTARSWIVADAESGEVLAAHNSHWRLPPASTLKMLFADTVLPALQPTSLTYKVKESDLTGVGEGSSLVGVKEDHTYTVHDLWLGVFLRSGNDAVHVLSEMYGGIPRTVAAMQKHAEELQALDTTVVSPDGYDAPGQVSSAYDLTLIARSGMQKKDFREYAATASADFPGEKKKGKKRESFEIQNTNRLITGDNGIEPYKGIAGVKNGYTTHAGNTFTGVAERNGRVLLVTVMNPSADESHVVYKEAAHLLDWGFAASGKVRPVGELVPPKSVDTGTGTVSGGKGAQPAAGADQGSGGQAKAAHAAAAGQGSSGVGVALAIVGGLLVALAAGVFLVNRRWPVPGLARRNPSE, encoded by the coding sequence GTGCCTGCTCTGAAAAAGATCGCTCTGACGGTCACCTCCGCCGCCGTGTTGTCCAGTCTTGTCCTCTCCCCCGCCTCGGCAGCCGAGAAGGACAAGGAGAAGGACAAGCAGCCCGTGCCGAACCACATCATGTCGAGCGTCGGGGGCGAGCAGCTCTCCATGAACGGCACGCAGGTCAACCTCGGCCCGGGAGCACCCGTGCTGCCGAAGGATCTGACCGCCCGCTCGTGGATCGTCGCGGACGCGGAGAGCGGCGAGGTGCTGGCGGCGCACAACTCCCACTGGCGGCTGCCGCCCGCCTCCACCCTGAAGATGCTCTTCGCGGACACGGTCCTGCCCGCGCTCCAGCCGACCTCCCTGACGTACAAGGTCAAGGAGAGCGATCTCACGGGGGTCGGCGAGGGCAGCAGCCTGGTGGGCGTCAAGGAGGACCACACGTACACGGTCCACGACCTGTGGCTCGGGGTCTTCCTGCGGTCCGGCAACGACGCGGTGCACGTGCTCTCGGAGATGTACGGGGGTATCCCCCGGACCGTGGCGGCCATGCAGAAGCACGCCGAGGAGCTCCAGGCGCTGGACACGACGGTGGTCTCGCCGGACGGGTACGACGCGCCGGGCCAGGTCTCCAGCGCCTACGACCTGACGCTGATCGCCCGCAGCGGCATGCAGAAGAAGGACTTCCGCGAGTACGCGGCGACGGCCTCCGCCGACTTCCCCGGCGAGAAGAAGAAGGGGAAGAAGCGCGAGTCCTTCGAGATCCAGAACACCAACCGGCTGATCACCGGGGACAACGGCATCGAGCCGTACAAGGGCATCGCGGGCGTCAAGAACGGTTACACCACCCACGCGGGCAACACCTTCACCGGAGTCGCCGAGCGCAACGGCCGGGTGCTGCTGGTCACCGTCATGAACCCGTCGGCGGACGAGAGCCACGTCGTCTACAAGGAGGCCGCCCACCTGCTCGACTGGGGCTTCGCCGCCAGTGGCAAGGTGCGGCCGGTCGGTGAGCTGGTGCCGCCGAAGTCCGTGGACACCGGGACCGGCACGGTCTCCGGCGGCAAGGGCGCGCAGCCGGCCGCCGGGGCGGACCAGGGCTCCGGGGGCCAGGCGAAGGCCGCGCACGCGGCGGCGGCCGGTCAGGGCTCCAGCGGGGTCGGGGTCGCCCTGGCGATCGTCGGCGGCCTGCTGGTGGCGCTGGCGGCCGGGGTGTTCCTGGTCAACCGGCGCTGGCCGGTGCCCGGTCTGGCCCGCCGCAACCCGAGCGAGTGA
- a CDS encoding decaprenylphospho-beta-D-erythro-pentofuranosid-2-ulose 2-reductase: MKDAFGAPQSLLVLGGTSEIALATARRLIALRTRRVWLAGRPSPALDTAAAELRGRGADVRTVDFDALDTGTHEEVLGKVFAEGDIDVVLMAFGIAGDQARDEEEPLAAVRVAQTNYTGAVSAGLVCAGALQAQGHGSLVVLSSVAGERARRADFIYGSSKAGLDTFAQGLGDALQGTGVQVMVVRPGSVRTRGTAGQPEQPLSTTPEEVAGAIVTGLRRRSETVWVPGSLRVVMSALRHVPRPLFRRLPV, encoded by the coding sequence GTGAAGGACGCCTTCGGTGCCCCGCAGTCCCTGCTCGTCCTCGGCGGCACCTCCGAGATCGCCCTCGCCACCGCGCGCCGCCTGATCGCCCTGCGCACCCGCCGGGTCTGGCTGGCGGGGCGGCCCTCCCCCGCCCTGGACACGGCCGCCGCCGAACTGCGCGGCCGGGGCGCCGACGTGCGGACGGTCGACTTCGACGCGCTGGACACCGGCACCCACGAGGAGGTGCTCGGAAAGGTCTTCGCGGAGGGCGACATCGATGTGGTGCTGATGGCGTTCGGGATCGCCGGGGACCAGGCACGCGACGAGGAGGAGCCGCTCGCGGCCGTCCGGGTCGCCCAGACCAACTACACCGGGGCGGTCTCCGCCGGGCTCGTGTGCGCCGGCGCACTCCAGGCGCAGGGGCACGGTTCGCTGGTGGTGCTGTCCTCGGTGGCCGGGGAGCGCGCCCGGCGGGCGGACTTCATCTACGGCTCCAGCAAGGCGGGGCTCGACACGTTCGCGCAGGGGCTCGGGGACGCGCTCCAGGGGACCGGCGTACAGGTGATGGTCGTGCGCCCCGGCTCCGTACGGACACGGGGCACGGCCGGGCAGCCGGAGCAGCCGCTCTCCACCACCCCGGAGGAGGTCGCCGGGGCGATCGTGACGGGGCTGCGGCGGCGCTCGGAGACGGTGTGGGTGCCCGGTTCGCTCCGGGTGGTGATGTCGGCGCTGCGGCATGTGCCGCGCCCGCTGTTCCGGCGGCTGCCGGTGTGA